From the Candidatus Hydrogenedentota bacterium genome, the window ACGGTTCCCGAACGCGGACGCCAACGGCGACGGCGTGCTGACACTCGACGAGGCGCGCCGCTACCGGCAGCGGGTGCGCGCGGAACGTGGCATCGTGGATCGTCCCAGCCTGCCTTTGCCGGAGGGCACTACGAAGCGCGCGGACCTCGAGTATGGGCCGCACGGGAACAATGTCCTGGACCTCTATCTTCCGAAAGAGGCCGAGAAACCGATGCCGCTCGTAATCTTTATTCATGGCGGCGGGTTTATCGATGGCGACAAGAACAACCTTTCCCCCGTCATCCTGCATCAATGCCTGCTCCGGGGCATGGCTGTCGCGTCAATCAATTACCGGTTCATCACGACGGACCCCTTTCCCGCGCCGCTGCACGACTCGGCGCGCGCCGTGCAGTATCTGCGCCATCACGCGAGTAAATGGGACATTGACCCGAAGCGGATCGCCCTCTTCGGCGGTTCCGCGGGCGGCGGCGCCTCGCTCTGGGTCGCGTTGCACGACGACTTGGCCGACCCGGGCAGTGCCGACGCGGTGGCCCGGGAATCCACGCGGGTGGCGTGCGCCGCGGCGATCCGCGGTCAGACCTCGTACGACCCGCGCCAGATGCGGGAATGGCTGGGCGATGCGATCCTGCAGCACCGTTGCATATTGCCGCTGTACGGCGCGAAGAACCTCGACGAAGTGCTGAACCCCGCGCCTGAGCGCGCGAGCCTGTATGTGGAATGCTCGCCCATCCATCACCTGAGCGCAGGCGACCCGCCGGTGCTGCTCTTCTACACGGAGACCGTGCCCAATGACCCGGGCGGCGCAATCCACAGCAAGGTCTTCGGAGAACAACTGAAGGCCGCCATGGACGCCGCGGGCGCGTCCGCCAGACTGATTACCAACATGCGCCAAACCGATGACGCGGCCGTGGCCAAGGACCTGGTCGCGTTCCTTGCGGAACACCTGGGGCCCGGAAAATAGGGAAGAAGCATCGCCGGTTTCTGTGCCCGCGTCCGTTTGGCCTTCTTGCAGGCATGGGGACCAATCCGTCCCGCGGGACGAAGGGGGCCGCCGACGCATGCGTCGCGCGGTTGT encodes:
- a CDS encoding alpha/beta hydrolase — protein: MKTSMRPMNLCMAFLLALLCGVVLQAQDATTQDSIRLERMLKRFPNADANGDGVLTLDEARRYRQRVRAERGIVDRPSLPLPEGTTKRADLEYGPHGNNVLDLYLPKEAEKPMPLVIFIHGGGFIDGDKNNLSPVILHQCLLRGMAVASINYRFITTDPFPAPLHDSARAVQYLRHHASKWDIDPKRIALFGGSAGGGASLWVALHDDLADPGSADAVARESTRVACAAAIRGQTSYDPRQMREWLGDAILQHRCILPLYGAKNLDEVLNPAPERASLYVECSPIHHLSAGDPPVLLFYTETVPNDPGGAIHSKVFGEQLKAAMDAAGASARLITNMRQTDDAAVAKDLVAFLAEHLGPGK